The Desertifilum tharense IPPAS B-1220 genomic sequence TGGGAGTTAGGAGTTGGGGGTTGGGGGAAGAAGAGAGTTGGGAGTTGGGAGTTGGGGGTTGGGGGAAGAAGAGGATGGGGAGATGGGGAGATGGGGGGATGGGGGGAAGAAGGGGTAAATACTGATTTACTACTATACTTCTCAGCACTCAGCACTTTACACTCAGCACTCAGAGAAGCACTCTCTTCCCGACTCGGAACACGGCTACTTGGCGTGCAAGCTACGGAACTCAGAACTTACTCAGCACTCCTTATCCCCCCACCCTCTTCCCACTCAGCACTCAGCACTTTCTACTCAGCACTCACTTCCTCTCACCTCCCCACCTCCCCATCCCCCCACCCTCTTCCCCCTCAGCACTCAGCACTTTCTACTCAGCACTTAGAGAAGCACTGAATTAGCGGCGAAACTCGACAACATCCCGTCTAATGGTGACATCGTAGTCGCCGAAGAAGTCGTGACCGAGGAGGCCGATGTCCATGCGTTCTGCGATCGCAACGGGTACATTCCGAACGACAGCCCCGCCAACGCCAATGGATTGCACGTAACCGACTGGAAATATGACTCGCGAACCATCTGCAATGGCGGAAATCTCCACGCGGGTAGGAACGACGCGCAAGGCTTGGGCCATTGAGGCGGTGATTAGGCTACCGCTAGCGCCTGTATCGACAATCATCTCAAAGGTCTGATTGCCGTTAAAGGTAACATCAATGACGGGAATTCCCCCCAGGCGGCGTTTAATTCTGGCTTGATACACGCGACGGGATGGAGAGTCGCCATTACAAATCCCGCCTAAACTGACAGCCCGTCCTGATGAGTCTACAAAAAAACAGCCCTGTTGTTCTTGGGCGATCGCGCTGGGTATTCCGCTTAAACTGGCAACCCAGAGCGTGACGAAACAGGGGAATAGCTTGCAGCACAAGGCGATCGAGGTTTGCTGTGGCATGATGTTGTCTGGCTGGGGTGAATGCTTCAGTTATTATGCCCATTTTCAGCGATGGAAGTGGCAGTTCCGCATTTATCCGGTTGCACAATTCTCAATTTAAAGCGATCGCCCTCTCGATTTCTTCTCCTAGACCGATGCTAAGTCTTGGAGGTTTTGGCAAGGTAAAACCGAATCTGCATCTGTCTAAACCGCTCATGATGAATCTGCGCGATCTTTGGAGATTACTCAAAGAAACTGTAGCCGAACTTCAGTTTAATCAAATCTCGCTTTTGGCTTCCTCCCTGGCTTACTATACGGTTTTGTCTCTCCCGCCATTAATTGTGGTGATGATTATGCTGGTTGGGGCAATTTTTGGCGAAGCGGCGGCGCAGGGTGAGGTGGTTAACCAAATTCAAGATATTGTTGGCGAGGAAGGCGCGGGGGCGGTACAAACTGCGATCGCCAATATGCGAGAAGATACAGGTGGGGGAACTTTACGATTGATCGTTAATTTAGGCTTTTTAGCCTTTGGGGCGTCGGGGGTGTTTGCCCAAATTCAAGATGCACTCGATCGCATTTGGGAAGTTAAACCGGAACCGCGCCGCCATCTGTTTCACTTCTTCCGCAAACGCCTTCTCAGTTTTGCAATGGTTCTGGTGATTGCATTTTTGCTGTTTGTCTCGCTTGTCATTAATACGGGACTAGGGGCGATGGTGCAATATCTTAGCGAATTTCTTCCCGATTTAGTCCCTGTTTGGCGGATTCTCAGCTTTTTGTTAACGCTGATTGGCGCAACGCTTCTATTTGCTGCCATGTATACTATTTTGCCCGATGCCAAGGTGGAATGGCGCGATGCAATGGTGGGGGCTACCATTACTGCAATTCTATTTATGCTCGGTCAATTTTTCTTTAGTATTTTTCTCAATCAAACCGACTTCGCTTCGGCCTATGGGGTCGCAGGCTCTATTGTGATTCTGTTAGTTTGGACATTCTACACCGCGCATATTCTCTTCCTGGGGGCAGAGTTTACTAAGGTCTATGCTCGAATGCATGGTTCTCCTATTGTCCCAGAGGAGTATGCAGTTTCTAGAGAGTCTGAAGCTCAAACCTCGGAGCGCAGGAACAAATAGCGATCGCAGCACAATCCCCTTCAGGTTGAACTCAGTCTCTTCTTTTGGGCAGATGAACCCCTCTAGAGGGTTCGCCACAATCGGAGAAAAGACTCGACGAGAGGTTCGACTGATGATGACTGACGATAAATCTAAGGTAATCAGCGATTTAGAATACGATCTGCTAACTGTTTTACAAAATAAAGCTGAAGCGATTCAGACTTATGAATCTTACATTGAAGATGCTCAACAAGCCAACTCTCAACCCTGCGTTGAGTTGCTGCAACGTTTAAGAGAGCAAGATAAACAACAGGCGCAAGAAATCCGCCGCCACCTGCAAGAAGTGATGCAGAAAGGCAAAATGTAAGTGCTTAACCGGAGTATTTCCGGGTTTGAATTGGGATTATTAGGTTGATACACTGTTTTGTGGAGTAGCAAGACAGTGTTTTTTTAATGGCGATCGCGCTCAATCAAATCCTTGAGATAAAGCTCTTTGACTAAAATATACAGCACGGCCGCGACTGGGGTAGCCACCAGCACTCCCAACGGCCCAAATAAAAAGCCCATCGCCAAAACCGCAGTCAGGGTTAAAGCTGGAGGGAGATGAACCGTTTTTTGTTGGACGATGGGGGTGAGAATATTTCCCTCTAACTGCTGCATCACTAGGTAAAAAATCGCCACGTACAGCGCTTCTTTAAATCCGAGGGTAATCGCAATCAGAATAGCGGGCCCGGCGGAGAGAATGGGGCCGACAATGGGGATAAACTCCAGCAACCCCGTCAACAAACCTAAAACTAGGGCTAAGGGAATTCCCATTAACCATAATCCCACCCCAATCGCTACCCCAATCGCCACCATTGAAATCACGCGCCCTAGCAACCAAGCCCGCATTCCGGCGACTAAACTATCGATGATTTCGCGAGTTCGCGATCGCCCCCTCGGAGGAACCAGACGCACGATCCCTCGGCGATACATCTCTGGATCGATGGCTACAAATAGCCCGATAAACCCAATAAAGAAGAGGTTGGCTAAAATCCCTAATGTTTGGGTAAATGTGCCTGTAATCCGGTTAATCAGGGTTGGCCTAAAGGGTTGCGGTCCCCCTGCGGAAAAGATATCGTCAAACCACTGCTGACCCAGACCAAACTGCGAGAGAAAGGCTTCAACTTGGGCTAAGGCTACCTGCAATCCTTCAACGAGTTGGTTGAATTGACTAATGATTTCGGGGATCAGCCACCATCCTACGGCGATCGCCCCGACTGCTAGGATCGCTAGCACGACAATCAGCGCCCATTGGGCAGAAAGCGGACTATACCGCGCAATGGGTTTAGCTAGGGTTCGCAGCACAATTGCGACGAGGACGCCAATAAAGACTAATAACAGAACATCTGCCAGTATCCAAAGTAACGAGAGGATGGCAAAAAATAGGGCAATAATGCCTAGGGTCAGGAGGAGTCGCTGGAGGTATTCCGGACGGTTAGATCGGTGCATGAACGACAGCTTGAGGCGGACGGCGAAAGCAGATTAACACGCGATCGCCCGCCTCAGCATCAGTCTTAGCGTTGAATTCCGTATTGAGTTCTAGGGTTGCATCGCTTGACTGGCAATTTCTGCCAATAAAGCGTTGATGGCTTCTTGGTCTTTTACTGTGGGAGAACGCTTACCGTTACCGTTGAAGTTGTAGCGCATAGCAAACATATCGGCTGAGTTGGGAGGTGGGGAAAGTTCCCATTCAAAGCGATTGTAGCGGGCTAGATAGCGTTGCAGGGGGGCAAACTGCGATCGCGATAGCTGTCCTTGGCGAATGGGCTGCTGGCGGAAGCAATGTTCTAGCGTATAACGACCTGTAGATTGCAGGGTGAGGCGATGGCAGATTCCGGCAACTCCCCCAGAACGTTCCCAAACAATGACATCGCGCTGTTCGGAGGCGATTTGTTTAACAGGAGGGTTGGCGGCGCTTAAGGGAATGCTGCCAACGGGCGCGGGGAAGACAAGCAAAAGTAATAAGGCGAATTTAGAGAAAGAATGCATGGGTCGAGGAAGGAAGAGTAAGTAGCAATTTTCTCGCCAATAAACTCTATCTATAGGTAGAGTTTTTGATTTCTGCTTAAGGAGAATGAAAATCGCTAAAGTTAATAGAAATACGGACATCTGGAGTCTAGAAAAAGTTTCAGACTGCAAGTGCGATCGCCCGATGCTACGAGGAGAGTCAACCTTCCGAAAATTAAGACTCCGTAGGAACTAGGAACTTTTCTATTCGGTGCCGGTCTTCAATTTCAGCTATCCGTAAATTCCGCTATTTAACCCCCCAAGACTCAGGGTGCAATCAACTGACCTGAATGGCTTTCAGTACATTTAATGAGGGCGTTTAGAGGAAAATTTACGCTTTCTAAAGGATGATGAGTTTTATTGCAAAAGCAATGGAATTTGTCAATTTTTGGGAATATTAAAGCCAAGCTAAGAACTAAGGATTTGAGCAAATGAGTTATTACGATTTTGACGATCATTTTTGGGCACCGTGCGAAGTCTGCTGTCAGAAGCGTGCTGAAACGAACCTCCAACCCACTCATCGCCTTTTCCCTTGGATTGGCTTGCTAGTGAATACTCTCAAAGGTCTAGTCGTGCAAGCCTAGGAAGCGTTACCACCAGGAATAAGCAGAGCGATCGCCCCCTTAAAATAATGGATATCAATATTTTTCAGGTGCGCTATTCGGTGTTGAGGAAAAACATAAATTGGCGACCGTTCCGCTTATAAACACAAAAGGCGCACCCAACAGTGCGCCTTGCAAAATCCCAAAAACCCAATCCCTAATTTCGCACTTCCTGGCGATTTTCTACAGGAGACGAAAGATTGCTCGGAATAGGTTTTCGAGCTTCAATCAGCTCAATCGCCCGACTCACAGATTCAGGTAGAATTACGACTAAACTCCCCTTCGGAGCCAAATCCAAAGCCTGATTGACTGCTTGAGTCTCTTCTAAAATCGTTTCATACTTCATCGCTGGATTGACCTCTTCAATCCCCAACGCAATCCATTGCGCCGCATCACCCCTCGGACGGCCGCGCGTATCATCATCCTCTTTAATAATAATCCGGTCAAACATTTGCGCCGAAAGCTTGCCGAGGGTGACAAAATCCTCATCGCGGCGATCGCCAGGGCCGCCAATAATCCCAATCCGTTCGCCGGGCCAATTCCGCACAAATCCGCCCAACGCTTCATAGCTGTGGGGGTTATGAGCATAATCAATTAAGGCATGATAATCGCCCAAATTGAACAAATTCATCCGTCCTGGCGTTTGCTGTACCGAAGCGATAAACGTTTTCAGCGCAGCGCGGATATCTTCAATCTTCATCCCGTGAGCAAAAGTTGCCAAACAAGCCGCTAGCGCATTCGCAATTTGGAACGGCGCGCGACCCTCCATTGTCATCGGTACTTTGGTGGCTTGCTCAATTCGCAAAGTCCAATCGCCCTTCAAAATAGAGAGATAGCCATTCTCATAAACAGCCGCCAGTCCTCCCTGTTGGGTATGGCGCTGCACGATCGGATTATCAGGGGTCATGGAAAAATAGGCAATCTGCGACTTCACCCGCTTTGCCATTTGCGAGACTAACGGATCGTCAGCGTTGAGGATCGCGTATCCTTGGGGGCTAACGGCTTCTGCCAGGACGCTTTTCACCTGCGCCATCTGCTCGATGGTATCAATATCTCCTAAGCCCAAATGGTCGGCGGCGACGTTCAAAACCACGCCAATATCGCAGCGATCAAACGCTAATCCGCTGCGGAGAATCCCCCCGCGTGCTGTTTCTAAAACTGCAATTTCTACGGTTGGATCTTTAAGAATCAGTTCGGCACTTTGGGGGCCCGTATTATCGCCTGCTTCTACTAAATAGTTGCCGATATAAGTACCATCGGTGGTGGTGTAGCCGACGGTTTGCCCGGTTTGCTTCATAATGTGAGCAACCAGACGGGTAGTGGTGGTTTTGCCGTTGGTTCCCGTAACCGCCAGGATGGGAATGCGCGACGGCGAACCGGGGGGAAACAGCATATCCATCACAGGTTCGGCAACGTTGCGCGGAATGCCGTGGCTGGGGCGAACGTGCATCCGGAACCCTGGGGCCGCGTTCACTTCCACGATGACGCCACCGACTTCGCGCAGGGGTCGGCTAATATCGGGGGTTACGATATCAATCCCCGCAATATCGAGTCCAATAATTTTAACGACGCGTTCGGCCAGCCAAATATTTTCCGGGTGAATCTCATCGGTGCGATCGATCGCAATTCCTCCGGTACTCAGGTTGGCGGTGGCTCTGAGCTTGCACATTTCCCCAACGGGCGGGATGCTATCGAGGGTATAACCTTGAGCTTCGAGCAGTTGCAGGCTGGTCCGGTCTACTTCAATGCGTGTCAGGACGTTATCATGTCCTTCGCCTCGGTTGGGGTCGCGGTTGGTTTCTTCGATCAGTTGGGCGATGGTGGATTTGCCGTCGCCAATGACGTGGGCGGGGATGCGTTCGGCAACGGCGACGAGTTTGCCGTTGACGACTAAGACGCGGTGATCGCTGCCTTCGTAGTAGCGTTCAACAATGACGCTGCGGGTTTTGGAGGCGTTGCTGGCGGCGTCGTAGGCGGCTTCGGCTTGTTCCCAGTTGGTGACGTTGATGGTGATGCCGCGTCCGTGGTTGCCGTCTAGGGGTTTAATAACGAGGGGATAGCCACCCACATCAAGGATGGCGTCTTCGAGTTCGTCAAGGTATTGGATGACGGTGCCGCGCGGCACGGGAATGCCTGCATCGCGCAATATGCGTTTGGTGCCTTCTTTGTCGCAGGCGAGTTCAACGCCTAAGATGCTGGTGCGATCGCTCATGGTGGCTTGCAGGCGCTTGCTATGCACGCCGTAACCCAGTTGAATCATAAACCGGGCGCTTAAGGGCATCCAAGGAATTCCTCGCGATTCGGCTTCTTTGACGAGGGTTTCGGTGGAAGGGCCTAGGGCAGCATCTGCCCAGAGTTCTCGAAGATCCTGTAAATCTTGTTCTAATTCGCTCTCCGCATAGCTGCCAGTTTCTACAATACTTTGGCACAGGCGGACGGCAGCTCTTCCGGCGTAGCGTCCGGCTTGTTCGTTAAGATACTCAAAAACAACTTGATAGGTGCCAGGGGTTGAGGTTTCGCGGGTGCGGCCAAATCCAACGGACATACCCGCTAAGGTTTGCAACTCCAATGCCACATGCTCGACAATGTGACCCATGTAGGTGCCTTGCTGAACTCTGGAAAGAAATCCGCCGCGACACCCAGGCGAACAGAAGTGTTCGACTAAACTGGGAAGGGCTTGGACAATGCCCTCGTAAAAGCCAGGAATTTCATTGGAAGGTTTCTCTGCTAACTCCTCTAGATCGAGCCGCATCACAATAAGTTTGTGGCGTCGGATGCTCCAATAGTTGGGGCCGCGTAGGGTTAAGGTTTTCAGGATTTTCATGTTTCAGACCGGAGGGCGATTTACGGATGCACGAGAATTGCACGATCCGGAGCGAGTCAGCGCGCACTTGGCCCGCACCTGTACAAGCATGAGGCTGGAAAATGACAACAAACTGTTCCTAGCGAACAGTTTTGCGCTTAAGTGGTTAGCTGCCATCGTCCCTCAGAAATAAGATAAACACCAGGACTTTTAGATTATAAGTTTAGTCCCCAAGATTCTTCGGGAATTGCGATCGCTCGATCGTTAGCTTTCCGGGGAAATCACTTTGCGCGATCGCATATCGTAGCGATCGCCGTGACACAGAACGTGCAACCGCAAGTTAAAGACGCTTAAGGGTTCAGTTGCCCCAACGTTGGGTTCGTTGGTATGGGTGAGTTCGCCTGGATCGAGGATGGTGACGGTACCTTTGCCCATGACTTGAATTAAGCCGTCGCCTTCAACCATCGCACAGGTGTCTTCATCAATACCGATGCCAATACACTGAGGATGAGAGGCGATCGCGCTAATTAACCGGGCCATGCGATTGCGGTTGTGAAAGTGCTGATCGACGATCACATCAGACACAATCCCTAAGCCGGTTGTCAGGTCTACTAAGGAGCGATTGGGCGACTCGCCACTGCCCCCGCCTGCGATCATTTGATACCCCATGACGGCGGCCCCAGCACTGGTTCCGGCGAGGGTGATTTTACCTTCTAGGGTGCGTTGACGCACGGTTTCCATGACGAGGGTATCGGCGAGTAAACCACATAAGCGCAGTTGATCTCCTCCGGTCATAAATACCCCCGTGCAGCGATTGAGGTATTCTTGCCATTGAGGGTCGTTGCCCGCATCGCGATCGCGAATATCCAAGATTTGGATTTCTTTGGCTCCCATTTCTTCAAAGATATGCTGGTAGCGTTCGCCAATGACCGCAGGTTCGCGAGACGCTGACGGAATAATTGCGATCGCTGCATCGGCTGCCCCTGCCCGACTAAAGAAAGTGTGCAAGATTTCTCGGCCATGAACTTTGTCTTCAGCACCGCCGATAATCATCACTGCGGTTTTCGTAGATTGAGGCATTTCCTGTGCAAGAGATTGCGATTCAAGCTGCAACATGGTATCGCTTTTGGGCATGAGATCGTGTAAACGTTAAAATGAGCGGATTCAGAGTGCTGGCGAGAGTGGCTTGTCAAGATTTGAAGATATTCAGTCGCCGCCAGAACCCTAGACCCAATGAAAACAATCCGAAAAAAGGAGACTGCAAAACACGCTCCTGCAATTGAGGCTCAACGAGATAGACCTGATTCATCATAGGACGAAATGGGGAGTTTGCTGCTATTTACTTGACGAAAACGGTACAGTTGAGATAACAATTCTCCTGGCTCCCTTGTCGTCTAAGCTGTTTCCAGGTGATTCGCACAACCTAAGAATGATGCCTTTTCGATTTGATATTGTGACATTATTCCCAGACTTTTTTACCTCGCCGCTGAAGTCGGGTTTGCTGGGGAAAGCTTTAAGCCGGGGGATCGCTGAGGTCTATTTAACCAACCCTCGCGATTTTACAACCGATAAGCACCGTAAAGTGGATGATGAACCCTACGGGGGTGGGGTGGGGATGTTGATGAAACCGGAACCGATTTTTGCGGCGGTGGAATCTTTACCCATTTTAGAACGGCGCATTGTGCTATTGATGACGCCTCAAGGCGAACCCATGAACCAGCCCCTATTCCGGGAGTTAGCCCTTAATTACGATCAGGCGATCGCCATTTGCGGTCATTATGAAGGGGTTGATGAACGGGTGTTACATTTGGTGGATCGGGAGGTATCGTTAGGTGATTTTGTCCTAACTTGCGGTGAAATTCCGGCGCTAACGCTTATTAATGGCGTCACGCGCTTGCTTCCGGGAACGGTGGGGAAAGAAGCCTCTCTCAAGGCGGAAAGTTTTGAGGCGGGGTTGCTGGACTATCCTCAATATACCCGTCCGGCGGAGTTTCGCGGCCATAAAGTCCCCGATGTGCTGCTTTCGGGTCATCATGGGGAGATCGAACGCTGGCGCAAATCTCAGCAAGTGCAACGAACGCGATCGCGCCGCCCCGATCTTTATCTAGAATGGCTTAAACAACAGAATAGTTCTGAAATGAATTCTAGCGATCGCCTATAAATTTAGATCCTTGTAACGCCGATCGATTGGGCTAAAAAATACGCTTTTTAATCCTATTTTGAGATTAATTTCGGTCGGCTATCTCGCTTTGAGCATCCAGCAATTGACAAAAATCTTGAATCCCTAACTTCATCGCATAAATCAGCATAGGCGTTGCTAAAGTTGCGGGTAATAATTCCGAAAGTGCTAAAAATTCGATGACGCTAGCAATCGATCCCTGGCTTAAATCCACTCGAAATTCTGCTTTGCAAATCACCGCTCGCCACTTTCGGGTTAAAGCATCTAACCATTCAGAGTTATCCATTTGAGGTTCTTGTCCAATCCGAATTGCCAGACTCATCGCCGCATCTTCAAGGTCTCCCTCGCAGTCTTCAATCACTTCTAATGCTTTTAATGCACCCGGAAAAGCGGCTAATTGGGCGCGATACGCTTCAATTTCTTGAGATGAAATTACAGTCACTGCTCATTGACTCCCTTCAGGTTGCAAAAATAGGAAAAAAAATTGCGGTTCGATCTTTGCGCCATTTCTAATGCTTAAATTGAGTAAAAATCCGAGATTATTGCATTATTTTAAGACTTAAGAGGAATTGTCTTGAACGCTTAACTTTATTCTGCATAAATGTTCAAAAGTTCGGGATTTTGTGTTAATACAGAAACAGCACAAACTCACGGAAATTTTAGGCGGAAAACAGCCACGTATTAACCGCCTTTTGAGGAGAAGCTGTTATGGATATTCAACGCCCCAACGCTCAACCTCTTTCCCCGGACGATGAGTTGCAACTCAGCAAACTCAAAGCGACCATTGAACGGGCGATCGCAGATGGGAAAATCACCTCTCAAGAACTGCAAAGCATTAAAGCAGTCATGTGGGCAGATGGCAAGGTAATGCCGCAAGAACTCGATTTAATCCGCACCCTGATCCACGAAAAAATCGCTAAAGACGAACTGATCTATGAATGGTACTAGGTTCAGCGACCCAAACCAGCCCAAGCAAGCATCGCTTCAATAGACGCCACTGCCAGAATATCTCCTATCCCTGACAAGCAGACGCCTAGATTCAGTAGATAATAGGGACTCGTTGTGTTACAAAAAATTGAGATCTCTATGGGTCGTGCTACTAAAGTTGTATTGGCTTACTCCGGCGGCGTTGATACCTCAGTGTGCATTCCTTACCTCAAAAACGAGTGGGGAATCGAAGAAGTCATTACCCTCGCCGCCGACTTGGGTCAGGGGGATGAACTCGAAGCCGTGCGGGAAAAAGCCTTAAAATCAGGAGCAAGCATTTCCCTGGTTGCAGATGCCACAGAAAGCTTTGTCACCGAGTATGCCTTTCCGGCCATTCAAGCCAATTCCCTCTATGAAAACCGCTACCCGCTTTCTACCGCTCTAGCGCGTCCTTTAATTGCTAAACTACTGGTAGAAGCAGCCGAGAAGTATGGCGCAGATGCGATCGCGCATGGCTGTACCGGCAAAGGAAACGACCAAGTTCGCTTTGATGTATCCATCGGCGCGCTAAACCCCAACCTTAAAATTCTCGCACCCGCTAGGGAATGGGGATTTAGCCGCGAACAAACCATCGAATACGGCGAACGCTTTGGCATTCCCGCACCCGTGAAAAAATCCTCCCCCTACAGCTTAGACAAAAACCTGTTGGGCATGGCGATCGAAGCCGGAATTTTAGAAGACCCCTACGCCGAACCTCCGGAAGAAGTCTTCCAAATGACCAAAGGCCTCGCAGCGACACCAGACGAACCCGAATACGTCGAAATCAGCTTTGAAAAAGGCGTTCCCGTCGCCGTCAACGGTCAATCTTTAGCCCCCGTTGAACTGATCAAAACCATCAATACCCTAGTGGGCAATCATGGCGTCGGTCGAATTGATATGATCGAGAACCGCCTAGTCGGGATTAAATCGCGAGAAGTGTACGAAACCCCAGCTTTGTTGGTTCTCATTCAAGCACACCGCGACCTAGAAAGCCTCACCCTCACCGCAGATGTCACCCAATACAAGCGAGGAATTGAAGAAACCTATTCCCGCCTAGTCTATAACGGTCTGTGGTACAGCCCCTTGAAAGGAGCCTTAGACGCCTTTGTCCAACAAACCCAAGAACGGGTCAATGGCACAGTCCGCATTAAGCTATTCAAGGGAACCGCGAATATCGTCGGCCGTAAGTCCGAAAACTCCCTCTATAGCATGGGACTAGCCTCCTACGGCGAAGAGGATCAATTTGACCACAAAGCCGCAGAAGGATTTATCTACGTTTGGGGACTTCCCACCCGCGTCTGGTCGCAAAAACATCAAAGCTAGGAGATAGGACACCCACCTCACTCAGGGGTGGGTGTTTTGCAAAGCTTAAAATTACAGTAAACGCTAACCCTTCCTCCATCGCCAGCTATGGAAACGCTAACCCTCAACCTTGCACCCGCGCTGCGACTAACCGACGAGCAATTTTACGCGCTTTGCATGACAAATCAAGCGTGGCGGCTGGAGATGACAGAAACCGGAGCGTTAATCATTATGCCACCGACGGGCGGAGAAAGCGGAATTCGCAATTCAGCATTGACCACAGAACTCACCC encodes the following:
- the trmD gene encoding tRNA (guanosine(37)-N1)-methyltransferase TrmD → MPFRFDIVTLFPDFFTSPLKSGLLGKALSRGIAEVYLTNPRDFTTDKHRKVDDEPYGGGVGMLMKPEPIFAAVESLPILERRIVLLMTPQGEPMNQPLFRELALNYDQAIAICGHYEGVDERVLHLVDREVSLGDFVLTCGEIPALTLINGVTRLLPGTVGKEASLKAESFEAGLLDYPQYTRPAEFRGHKVPDVLLSGHHGEIERWRKSQQVQRTRSRRPDLYLEWLKQQNSSEMNSSDRL
- a CDS encoding argininosuccinate synthase; amino-acid sequence: MGRATKVVLAYSGGVDTSVCIPYLKNEWGIEEVITLAADLGQGDELEAVREKALKSGASISLVADATESFVTEYAFPAIQANSLYENRYPLSTALARPLIAKLLVEAAEKYGADAIAHGCTGKGNDQVRFDVSIGALNPNLKILAPAREWGFSREQTIEYGERFGIPAPVKKSSPYSLDKNLLGMAIEAGILEDPYAEPPEEVFQMTKGLAATPDEPEYVEISFEKGVPVAVNGQSLAPVELIKTINTLVGNHGVGRIDMIENRLVGIKSREVYETPALLVLIQAHRDLESLTLTADVTQYKRGIEETYSRLVYNGLWYSPLKGALDAFVQQTQERVNGTVRIKLFKGTANIVGRKSENSLYSMGLASYGEEDQFDHKAAEGFIYVWGLPTRVWSQKHQS
- a CDS encoding cyanophycinase — protein: MLQLESQSLAQEMPQSTKTAVMIIGGAEDKVHGREILHTFFSRAGAADAAIAIIPSASREPAVIGERYQHIFEEMGAKEIQILDIRDRDAGNDPQWQEYLNRCTGVFMTGGDQLRLCGLLADTLVMETVRQRTLEGKITLAGTSAGAAVMGYQMIAGGGSGESPNRSLVDLTTGLGIVSDVIVDQHFHNRNRMARLISAIASHPQCIGIGIDEDTCAMVEGDGLIQVMGKGTVTILDPGELTHTNEPNVGATEPLSVFNLRLHVLCHGDRYDMRSRKVISPES
- a CDS encoding YihY/virulence factor BrkB family protein; translated protein: MPIFSDGSGSSAFIRLHNSQFKAIALSISSPRPMLSLGGFGKVKPNLHLSKPLMMNLRDLWRLLKETVAELQFNQISLLASSLAYYTVLSLPPLIVVMIMLVGAIFGEAAAQGEVVNQIQDIVGEEGAGAVQTAIANMREDTGGGTLRLIVNLGFLAFGASGVFAQIQDALDRIWEVKPEPRRHLFHFFRKRLLSFAMVLVIAFLLFVSLVINTGLGAMVQYLSEFLPDLVPVWRILSFLLTLIGATLLFAAMYTILPDAKVEWRDAMVGATITAILFMLGQFFFSIFLNQTDFASAYGVAGSIVILLVWTFYTAHILFLGAEFTKVYARMHGSPIVPEEYAVSRESEAQTSERRNK
- a CDS encoding AI-2E family transporter encodes the protein MHRSNRPEYLQRLLLTLGIIALFFAILSLLWILADVLLLVFIGVLVAIVLRTLAKPIARYSPLSAQWALIVVLAILAVGAIAVGWWLIPEIISQFNQLVEGLQVALAQVEAFLSQFGLGQQWFDDIFSAGGPQPFRPTLINRITGTFTQTLGILANLFFIGFIGLFVAIDPEMYRRGIVRLVPPRGRSRTREIIDSLVAGMRAWLLGRVISMVAIGVAIGVGLWLMGIPLALVLGLLTGLLEFIPIVGPILSAGPAILIAITLGFKEALYVAIFYLVMQQLEGNILTPIVQQKTVHLPPALTLTAVLAMGFLFGPLGVLVATPVAAVLYILVKELYLKDLIERDRH
- the cphA gene encoding cyanophycin synthetase gives rise to the protein MKILKTLTLRGPNYWSIRRHKLIVMRLDLEELAEKPSNEIPGFYEGIVQALPSLVEHFCSPGCRGGFLSRVQQGTYMGHIVEHVALELQTLAGMSVGFGRTRETSTPGTYQVVFEYLNEQAGRYAGRAAVRLCQSIVETGSYAESELEQDLQDLRELWADAALGPSTETLVKEAESRGIPWMPLSARFMIQLGYGVHSKRLQATMSDRTSILGVELACDKEGTKRILRDAGIPVPRGTVIQYLDELEDAILDVGGYPLVIKPLDGNHGRGITINVTNWEQAEAAYDAASNASKTRSVIVERYYEGSDHRVLVVNGKLVAVAERIPAHVIGDGKSTIAQLIEETNRDPNRGEGHDNVLTRIEVDRTSLQLLEAQGYTLDSIPPVGEMCKLRATANLSTGGIAIDRTDEIHPENIWLAERVVKIIGLDIAGIDIVTPDISRPLREVGGVIVEVNAAPGFRMHVRPSHGIPRNVAEPVMDMLFPPGSPSRIPILAVTGTNGKTTTTRLVAHIMKQTGQTVGYTTTDGTYIGNYLVEAGDNTGPQSAELILKDPTVEIAVLETARGGILRSGLAFDRCDIGVVLNVAADHLGLGDIDTIEQMAQVKSVLAEAVSPQGYAILNADDPLVSQMAKRVKSQIAYFSMTPDNPIVQRHTQQGGLAAVYENGYLSILKGDWTLRIEQATKVPMTMEGRAPFQIANALAACLATFAHGMKIEDIRAALKTFIASVQQTPGRMNLFNLGDYHALIDYAHNPHSYEALGGFVRNWPGERIGIIGGPGDRRDEDFVTLGKLSAQMFDRIIIKEDDDTRGRPRGDAAQWIALGIEEVNPAMKYETILEETQAVNQALDLAPKGSLVVILPESVSRAIELIEARKPIPSNLSSPVENRQEVRN
- a CDS encoding TIGR02281 family clan AA aspartic protease, with translation MPQQTSIALCCKLFPCFVTLWVASLSGIPSAIAQEQQGCFFVDSSGRAVSLGGICNGDSPSRRVYQARIKRRLGGIPVIDVTFNGNQTFEMIVDTGASGSLITASMAQALRVVPTRVEISAIADGSRVIFPVGYVQSIGVGGAVVRNVPVAIAERMDIGLLGHDFFGDYDVTIRRDVVEFRR